The DNA sequence CGCTGGATGAAGCGATTACGACCAAACCCTGGAGCACCCGTCTGGAGTGGACGAAAAACAGTCTGCTGATAATCTTCCATAATGAAGCTAACGGCGGGGAAAAACTCTTCCAGCTATTGGATAAGTTATCCCGTAATCCAACCAGACATATCAATGTGTTAGAACTGATCTATGTCTTTTTAAGTCTGGGCTATGAAGGGAAATACCGGGTTCTGCAACGCGGCTTATCTGAACTGGACGCAATCCGTAACAGCCTGTATCGCCAGATACGCATGATCCGGGGGGAGCAACAAAAAGATCTGGCCATTAACTGGCAACCGGTAGTGTCCGGAAGGCAAAAGCTGCCTGTTTATATACCCGTCTGGCTGATTGTGGTGATGGCGTTGTGCTGTCTGGGGCTGGTCTACGCAGGTTTTGATTATGTGCTGGAACAACAGACGCACGTCATTACCAATATGTATCAGGACGCAGGTCAGAAACAAGGACACAACGCACAATGAAAAATCTCTTCCGCAGATTGATCCACACATTAAAACAAACATGGTGCTGGACGTTGTTGCTGACATTCGTTGGCGGTGCTCTGGTATTTTTCATCGGTCCGCTGATTGCGATCGCTGGCCGAACGATTCTGGCCGCACTGGAAACCCGCATAGTGGTCATGATCCTGCTGCTGGCTTTCTGGCTGGTCGCTTTGCTGGTGGCACAGCCACTGCGGAAGCGTCGTCGTCGCCGGATGCTCAATGCGGAACAGCTGAAAACAGAACTGGAAAACGATGAGCAGATCGATGATGAGTTACACATACTGAAAGAACGGTTAAACAACGCAATCCATGTCATAAAACATGCCAGTTTTTATGGCAAGCGCCGAGCCTCCCGTTATGAATTACCCTGGTATCTGCTGATGGGAGATCAAAACAGCGGGAAGACGGCATTACTGGAAAATTCCGGGGTTGATTTTCCGCTGAATAAAACCGATGAGCGTATGACCCGGGATATCGGGCATACCCGCTACTGCGACTGGTATTTTGCCAATCAGGCCGTGATGATTGATGCCGGTGGCCGTTATATGGTACAGGAAGAAAATTCAGTCGCTGAGCGGGTCTGGCCGCAATTCCTGCAAATGCTTTATCAGAAGCGCCGTCGTCGCCCGCTGAACGGGATTGTGTTTACGCTGGATGTAGGACAATTACTGAATCAGGACGAAGGTGCTCTGGAACAATATGCCCGTACTGTTCGTGGCCGGATGCAGCAAATCCAGTCACAACTCAGCTCGGATATCCCGGTTTATCTGGTGCTGAGTAAAGGCGACTATCTGGAGGGATTTAATGCCTTCTTTGAGCACCTGACCAAAGAAGAACGGGAACAGATTGTCGGGGTTACTTTCAAAGAAAACAGTGATGGTACTCAGGTCGATGTATTACGCACTGAATTTGAAGAGCTGATCCGTCGTATCAACGATATGGTGTTATCGCGTATTCATCACGAACGGGATGTGAAACGACGTGGCGATATTATCCGTTTCCCGCTGCAATTTGCGGCGATAGTAGAACCATTGGCTCTGTTTGTTGAAATTGCCTTTGGCCGTAACCGCTATCATTTACCCACCCGCTTACGTGGTATCTATCTGACCAGTGCACCACATATTGACGTGAACCAACCGCTGAATGAAACCACGGTCAGCATTGGTCGTAATATCGGTCTGCAGCGGGATCTTTTGCCATTCACTTCGCCAAACCGGGGTTTCTTTATTCGCCGGGTGCTGGAAGATATTGTCTTTAATGAGGGGGATCTGGCGACTATTGATACCCGTTATGACCGTGGTATGCGATGGACTAATCGTTTTGCCTGCCTGTGTGCTTTTGTTGTGGTGTTAGGCATCGGCTCAACCTGGATGCGCGTATTCCATGATAACAGTTCCCGTCAGCAAATATTGCGCGATCTGCATATGAAAGTAGAACATGAGCAGCAGAAAATACCGCCTGTATCGGATACGCCAGCCGTCTTACCGGTATTAAGTACATTGCGGCAAGCGACAGAAATTTATCCGCAAAGTAACCGGGCTGACTGGATTAATAAACTCAGCCTGCATCAGGGTAACCGAATTAATCCGGTCGTGGATAAAGCCTACGAGCAACAACTGCGTCAGCTGATGCTGCCGAAAATTAAGCTGTTACTGGAAGAGCAGTTGCGGGCAGGCACCGATGATCGTGATTACCTGTTAAAGGCGTTACGGGCATATCTGATGCTGCATGACAAACCGCATCTGGATAATAACTACCTGCGTCAGTGGATCAGTTTGTCCTGGGCGGATTTATATAGCGGTCAGGCAACATTGCAAAAAAGTCTGCTGGATCATTTCGACAAATTGCTGAGTATTGGCTTTGAACCGCTCGACATTGATTATCGTCTGGTTGAAGACACGCAGCATCTGCTGAAACAGGAGTCTCCCGCCCGGCTGGTTTACCGCATGATCAAGGAAGATCCGCTGGCGGTAACTTTGCCCGCTGTTCATTTTGATGATGTGCAGGGACTGCAGTATCACAGTTTTACCGGTGGTGACTACGGCATTCCCGGGCTCTATACCCAGCGTGGATATCAGGATGTTTTCCTGCGGAAAGGATTAGCTTTAATTAAAGACATCATGCGTGATAACTGGGTTCTGGGGACCTCAGATGACATGAGCGAGCGGGAATTCCAGAAAATTTATGCCGATGTTGAAAATCTCTATTTTCAGGATTACATCAGTTACTGGAATGAAGCTATTGGCCAGTTGCAGCTGAAAGCGATGAGCGATATCACCGATGCCAGTAATACGCTGAATAATCTGAATAACAATCAGCCTGTACAGCGGGTGCTGGCATTGATCCGTGATAACACGCTGTTCAAATTGTCAGAATCAATTGCAGACGAAGCTGAAAATGCCGTGCTGAAGAAAACCGGGAAGGGCAAACTGGCCAAAGCACTGGTTGCGCAGGCTGGTTCGGCGCTCGAGGAAGCGCAGAACAAGGGACCGAAACAGGCGCTTGCACTGAAATTTGCGCCCTTCCATCAGCTGGTTCAGGAAAACGGGACGCCTAATCCGGCATTACAGGATGCATTTACAGCTCTGAATGCGATCCAGTCAATGTTTACTGCTCTTGCTCATGCACCGGATCAGGATGCGGCAGCTTATCAGCTGGCAAGTAACCGTATGTCGGGACAACCAGATGAACTGACCCGGATCCGTATCGCTGCTGATCGGTTACCGGAACCTATCCGGACATGGTTTATTGATATCGGTGATCAGACCTGGCGTATGACACTGGATAAAGCCGCCGATTATGTACAGATGCAGTATCGCACCGATGTACTTACTGTTTATGACAACACCATCAAGGGACGTTATCCGTTTGCTGACTCGGATAAGGATGTAACTCTGGGTGATTTCAATGAATTCTTCAAAAAAGATGGTGTTCTGGATCAGTTCGTTTCCGGCCCGCTGAAGCCGTTCTTTCTTGTGCGCGGTGGCGAATTGCTGTCCCGTTCCATTGATGGACAAAGCATTCGCATGAGTCGTTCTTCGCTGCAGCAGTTTCAGCGGGCAGCTCAGATCCAGAAAGCATTCTTTACGGAGGCTGGTGGCCAGGCCGGGATGAACTTTAAAGTTCAGCCGCTGGAATTGGATCCCGGTGCGCTGAAGTCGGAGTTTGCTTATTCCGGGCAGTCACTGATTTATCAGCATGGTCCGATTGTACCGATAGATCTGCGTTGGCCAGTGGCACAGGGTAATGGTACCGCCAATATATCCATGCAGGATCTGAATGGTCGCGAAACGTTACTGACCAAACAGAGTGGGGCCTGGTCACTATTCCGGTTGTTGGATCATTGCGTTGTCAGAACACATGACGGAGAAGATCAGCTGGTGGTCATCATCGATAATCAGGGTGTTCAGGCTCAGTATCTGTTCTCCGGTGATCACAGCCCGAATCCGCTGAAACGCACGTTACTGACTGGTTTTGCACTATCAGACCGTCTGTGAGTCAGTCATGCTGAGACGGAGTTCAGGAAAATGCTGGTCGTCCGCTGCGGCGACCAGTGCCGGGAATGTGCGGACGGATAATGAAGATACATACCTGATTCATGCGGAAAACGGTATCTGGGCAGTGGCTGATGGCATGGGTGGGCATCAGCTGGGTGGTCTGGCCAGTCAGCTGGTCGCGGAATCGCTGCTTGATATCCCGGCTGGCGGCGATCTTGACCGGCGGCTGGAGCATGTCGCCACTGCGCTGCAATGGGTTAATTTTCATCTGAGTTGTGAGCGGACATTAGTTGATCCTCAGCAGATCATGGGTTCGACCGTGATGACATTGGTTGCTCAATCTGGTCGCGCTGCCTGCATCTGGGCAGGAGACTGCCGCTGCTATTTATTACGGTGTGGCGTGCTGTTTCAAATCAGCGAAGATCATAGTCTGGTGCAGCAATGGGTGGATGCAAAAAGGCTGACGGCGGAAGAAGCAATACAGCATCCGCACAGCAATATTGTTACCCGGGCGATAGGCGTAAGCAGAGAACTGGTACTGGAAAGTGTCGAGTTTGAACTGTATTCCGGCGATATGTTGTTACTCTGTACGGATGGACTCTATCGGGGATTATCTGCCGGGATTATCATACGGTGCCTTAGCTTCGCTGAACCAGAAAAAGCAGTTCAGGCGCTGATGCAGCATGCATTAGCGGGGGCGGCAAAAGATAACGTGACCGCAGTTGTTGTGCGGAATAATTAAAAACTACAGCACAAAATAATAATGGCAACAGAGGCGCGGGATGAATATAGCTCTGTTAAGTGAAGTGACAACTGATGTGACTACACCGCAATTATCTGCCGGCTATTCTATGCTGGCCGGGCGCTATAAGCTGGGAAATATTCTCGGTGTTGGTGGTATGGGCGTTGTTTATCGTGGCGTAGACACGATGCTGCAGACCTTTGGTGCGGCGAGTCATTTTATTGCGGTTAAGATGACCAGCACTGCGCTGGCGGATCATGTTCACGCGGATAAATTACTCTTTACCGAATATGAGCTCGGTTCCTGTCTGAAGCATCCTAATCTGGTGGCTATTCGTCATTTCGATGTTTGTCGTCAGCAGCAAAAAGCATTTCTGGTTATGGACTGGATTGAGGGGTTGCAGCTTGAGGAATTGCTTTACCGGCAGCGCATTCCTGCCGTTGTAGCATTAAAGCTGGCACGACAACTGGTCAATGGCGTGCGTTACTGCCATGAACAAGGCGTTGTTCATGGCGATATAAAACCCACCAATATTATTATTTCTCCTGATAATCATCTGACTTTGTTTGATTTTGGCATCAGCCGATGGCTTTCCCGGCCTGCAGCGAATCATCGTGAGGTTATCCGGGCGTGCAGTTGCCGTTATGCCGCACCTGAACTGTTTGACGTACATATCCCAAGTATTGCAACTGATGTTTTTTCGGTCTGTTGTGTCATTTACCGCTTATTCAGCGGAGAGCACCCTTTTAAAGATACGACGGATGAAGCTGCTGCCCGCAACGACGTCATTACGCCCGTTTTTCACCGGCGACATGCTTTAGATAAAGCGTTGCAACAAGGGCTCATGTGGTCACATCACAAACGCAGTTGCAATCTTGATTGGCTGCATAAGGTGTTGTCCGGACTGACTGAAAATGACTTTAAGAATAACTGGTTTATATAAAAATAAGGAAAGAGCACGATGTTTGTATCAGATAGCCCGGATGATGCGCTGTCCAGCCTCGGCAGTAGTGTCCGTG is a window from the Tolumonas auensis DSM 9187 genome containing:
- a CDS encoding serine/threonine protein kinase yields the protein MNIALLSEVTTDVTTPQLSAGYSMLAGRYKLGNILGVGGMGVVYRGVDTMLQTFGAASHFIAVKMTSTALADHVHADKLLFTEYELGSCLKHPNLVAIRHFDVCRQQQKAFLVMDWIEGLQLEELLYRQRIPAVVALKLARQLVNGVRYCHEQGVVHGDIKPTNIIISPDNHLTLFDFGISRWLSRPAANHREVIRACSCRYAAPELFDVHIPSIATDVFSVCCVIYRLFSGEHPFKDTTDEAAARNDVITPVFHRRHALDKALQQGLMWSHHKRSCNLDWLHKVLSGLTENDFKNNWFI
- a CDS encoding PP2C family protein-serine/threonine phosphatase — encoded protein: MLRRSSGKCWSSAAATSAGNVRTDNEDTYLIHAENGIWAVADGMGGHQLGGLASQLVAESLLDIPAGGDLDRRLEHVATALQWVNFHLSCERTLVDPQQIMGSTVMTLVAQSGRAACIWAGDCRCYLLRCGVLFQISEDHSLVQQWVDAKRLTAEEAIQHPHSNIVTRAIGVSRELVLESVEFELYSGDMLLLCTDGLYRGLSAGIIIRCLSFAEPEKAVQALMQHALAGAAKDNVTAVVVRNN
- the icmH gene encoding type IVB secretion system protein IcmH/DotU, encoding MAMANSEHTVFLGHRETDDEEIIVPLPKTKSNAAVRYQQLDDRMIYAARLRDEKMLNVGTNPLLAAASPLFQAIADVSSEGYAAPAGLKEELVKRIKDFEFMALSQGCDNTEIIASRYVLCTALDEAITTKPWSTRLEWTKNSLLIIFHNEANGGEKLFQLLDKLSRNPTRHINVLELIYVFLSLGYEGKYRVLQRGLSELDAIRNSLYRQIRMIRGEQQKDLAINWQPVVSGRQKLPVYIPVWLIVVMALCCLGLVYAGFDYVLEQQTHVITNMYQDAGQKQGHNAQ
- the tssM gene encoding type VI secretion system membrane subunit TssM, which translates into the protein MKNLFRRLIHTLKQTWCWTLLLTFVGGALVFFIGPLIAIAGRTILAALETRIVVMILLLAFWLVALLVAQPLRKRRRRRMLNAEQLKTELENDEQIDDELHILKERLNNAIHVIKHASFYGKRRASRYELPWYLLMGDQNSGKTALLENSGVDFPLNKTDERMTRDIGHTRYCDWYFANQAVMIDAGGRYMVQEENSVAERVWPQFLQMLYQKRRRRPLNGIVFTLDVGQLLNQDEGALEQYARTVRGRMQQIQSQLSSDIPVYLVLSKGDYLEGFNAFFEHLTKEEREQIVGVTFKENSDGTQVDVLRTEFEELIRRINDMVLSRIHHERDVKRRGDIIRFPLQFAAIVEPLALFVEIAFGRNRYHLPTRLRGIYLTSAPHIDVNQPLNETTVSIGRNIGLQRDLLPFTSPNRGFFIRRVLEDIVFNEGDLATIDTRYDRGMRWTNRFACLCAFVVVLGIGSTWMRVFHDNSSRQQILRDLHMKVEHEQQKIPPVSDTPAVLPVLSTLRQATEIYPQSNRADWINKLSLHQGNRINPVVDKAYEQQLRQLMLPKIKLLLEEQLRAGTDDRDYLLKALRAYLMLHDKPHLDNNYLRQWISLSWADLYSGQATLQKSLLDHFDKLLSIGFEPLDIDYRLVEDTQHLLKQESPARLVYRMIKEDPLAVTLPAVHFDDVQGLQYHSFTGGDYGIPGLYTQRGYQDVFLRKGLALIKDIMRDNWVLGTSDDMSEREFQKIYADVENLYFQDYISYWNEAIGQLQLKAMSDITDASNTLNNLNNNQPVQRVLALIRDNTLFKLSESIADEAENAVLKKTGKGKLAKALVAQAGSALEEAQNKGPKQALALKFAPFHQLVQENGTPNPALQDAFTALNAIQSMFTALAHAPDQDAAAYQLASNRMSGQPDELTRIRIAADRLPEPIRTWFIDIGDQTWRMTLDKAADYVQMQYRTDVLTVYDNTIKGRYPFADSDKDVTLGDFNEFFKKDGVLDQFVSGPLKPFFLVRGGELLSRSIDGQSIRMSRSSLQQFQRAAQIQKAFFTEAGGQAGMNFKVQPLELDPGALKSEFAYSGQSLIYQHGPIVPIDLRWPVAQGNGTANISMQDLNGRETLLTKQSGAWSLFRLLDHCVVRTHDGEDQLVVIIDNQGVQAQYLFSGDHSPNPLKRTLLTGFALSDRL